The following are encoded together in the Humulus lupulus chromosome 5, drHumLupu1.1, whole genome shotgun sequence genome:
- the LOC133777570 gene encoding actin-related protein 2/3 complex subunit 5A-like — MKRRGLISFLAKSQRGKKRERRGEEMAGADNTDAIITRIEHKSRKIESLLKQSKPVEALKTALEGSLPMTRDERCKSANWIVVHRALMAIKDVDAMFSSLDPEYYDILMKYLYRGLSTGDRPTCDQCLRIHEKLTERAGLGCILRSLSDTVNTV; from the exons ATGAAACGACGCGGTTTGATTAGTTTCCTGGCAAAATCCCAGAGAGGAAAGAAAAGGGAGAGAAGAGGTGAGGAAATGGCAGGAGCAGACAATACAGATGCCATAATAACAAGAATCGAGCATAAATCCAGAAAGATCGAAAGCCTTCTGAAACA GTCTAAGCCAGTCGAAGCTCTGAAAACCGCGCTGGAAGGATCGCTTCCCATGACTCGAGATGAGCGCTGCAAG TCTGCGAACTGGATTGTGGTTCATAGAGCTCTTATGGCGATTAAGGATGTGGATGCTATGTTCTCTTCTCTGGATCCCGAATACTACGATATTCTAATGAA GTACTTGTATAGAGGCTTGTCAACCGGAGATCGCCCAACGTGTGACCAGTGCCTTAGGATTCATGAGAAGTTGACAGAGAGAGCTGGTTTGGGATGCATACTCCGTTCCCTTTCAGACACTGTAAATACAGTTTGA
- the LOC133777569 gene encoding uncharacterized protein LOC133777569 isoform X1 codes for MEEPSPYRQPHFPYADLNSALQPNPMRRRGKSCTHFLFKILFVAVVIIVLPLFPSQAPEFINESIITKLWELLHLLFIGIAVSYGLFSRRNVEISFETQSSKIENLHHDISSMFHVSSNFEDGYVNPYGSDEKRLIQSRNDQYHLVGESRTLASSMNDTVIDEQCDPNLSVSENGPENPCGYGERNVFQAWNSKYFQGESMVVVAQPNYGVGEWGEPRSTADYKPLGLPVRSLKSRIRKRDSAELVNDYESGSGSQGSLSKSSVKDPQENFGELGPQNEGHEFSEAVASPSPVPWRSGSGRRAMREKLYSDSRPSHFRPLSVDETQFESLRKTRSPFLRSAASFSFRASSSSPGNGSPSHSVSSEEISSKMEDECSNTKSFQGSYASSSSPSAPNIKKPDVRNSKSYQESSGSDSPPSPKLNDEASEVMNSEMEDDGNRTKGYGWSPAPSDFPLPPKPMNDQASEVMNSEMEQDGSKPNGFRGSSASSGFPLLPKPIKQGCRKTKSFQGSSASGSASPPKPVNDKASFSGFHARGHSVGSFYENDLAGPKDYLKEQELSESRREDLLSNKESEASSLKSERKVSSPTKASLRGKSVRTIRSRGPTTKAYDNGDMAEEMYGNIEMPYVRKETVKYEGVDSLVSGSSKPNLDNASAMKKNTVPEYQNRERQEFSENVSKGSEEDDAKNEAEDRANKFWLSSRGDADSESVVDATSDSNEVDKKAGEFIAKFREQIMLQKMASIDRSKGLKLGGDYLK; via the coding sequence ATGGAGGAACCAAGCCCTTACCGACAACCCCATTTTCCATATGCAGATCTAAATTCAGCTCTTCAGCCAAACCCCATGAGACGACGAGGTAAGTCATGTACTCACTTTCTTTTCAAAATTCTTTTCGTTGCCGTAGTTATCATTGTTCTACCATTGTTCCCTTCACAAGCTCCTGAATTTATTAACGAATCCATTATCACTAAGCTCTGGGAGCTTCTTCACCTTCTTTTCATTGGCATTGCCGTTTCTTATGGTTTGTTTAGCCGAAGAAATGTTGAAATAAGCTTTGAGACTCAGTCCTCAAAGATTGAAAATTTACACCATGATATTTCTTCAATGTTTCACGTTTCATCGAATTTTGAAGATGGGTATGTAAATCCATATGGGTCTGATGAGAAGAGACTGATTCAGAGTCGTAACGATCAGTATCATCTTGTAGGTGAGTCTAGGACTCTGGCTTCAAGTATGAACGACACTGTTATTGATGAACAGTGCGATCCCAATTTGTCTGTTAGTGAAAATGGTCCAGAAAATCCTTGTGGTTATGGGGAAAGGAATGTTTTTCAGGCTTGGAATTCTAAGTATTTCCAGGGTGAGTCAATGGTTGTAGTGGCTCAACCTAACTATGGTGTTGGCGAGTGGGGTGAACCTAGATCGACAGCTGATTATAAGCCGTTAGGATTGCCTGTAAGGAGTTTGAAATCAAGAATAAGGAAAAGGGATAGTGCAGAACTTGTTAATGATTATGAGTCTGGTTCGGGTTCTCAGGGTTCATTATCTAAGAGTTCTGTTAAAGATCCACAAGAGAACTTTGGCGAGTTGGGTCCTCAAAATGAAGGCCATGAGTTCAGTGAAGCTGTTGCTTCACCTTCCCCAGTTCCATGGCGTTCAGGATCTGGAAGGAGGGCAATGAGAGAAAAACTTTATAGTGATAGTCGTCCTTCACATTTTAGGCCACTCTCAGTTGATGAAACTCAATTTGAATCTCTCAGAAAAACCAGATCACCTTTTTTGCGGTCTGCGGCTTCATTTTCTTTTCGTGCTAGTTCTTCCTCCCCTGGAAATGGTTCCCCCTCACATTCTGTTTCTTCTGAAGAAATTAGCTCGAAAATGGAGGACGAATGCAGCAATACTAAGAGCTTTCAAGGGTCTTATGCTTCTTCAAGTTCTCCGTCAGCACCCAACATAAAGAAGCCAGATGTAAGAAATTCAAAGAGTTATCAAGAATCCTCTGGTTCAGACTCACCGCCATCCCCAAAACTGAATGATGAAGCTTCAGAAGTAATGAACTCAGAAATGGAAGATGATGGCAACAGAACTAAAGGTTATGGATGGTCTCCTGCTCCGTCAGATTTTCCTTTGCCACCGAAACCAATGAATGATCAAGCTTCTGAAGTAATGAACTCAGAAATGGAACAAGATGGTAGCAAACCAAATGGTTTTCGAGGGTCTTCTGCTTCTTCAGGTTTTCCTCTGCTACCAAAGCCAATAAAACAAGGTTGCAGGAAAACGAAGAGCTTCCAAGGATCTTCCGCTTCAGGTTCGGCATCACCACCAAAACCAGTGAATGACAAAGCTTCATTCAGTGGATTTCACGCAAGGGGACATAGTGTTGGTTCCTTCTATGAAAATGATTTGGCAGGCCCGAAAGATTACTTGAAGGAACAGGAACTGAGTGAGAGTAGAAGAGAAGACCTGTTGAGTAACAAGGAGAGTGAAGCAAGTTCACTGAAATCAGAAAGGAAAGTGTCGAGTCCCACAAAAGCTTCTTTAAGGGGAAAATCAGTTCGGACAATCAGGTCTCGTGGACCAACCACCAAGGCATACGACAATGGTGACATGGCTGAAGAGATGTATGGCAATATTGAAATGCCATACGTAAGAAAGGAAACAGTGAAATATGAAGGTGTTGACAGCCTGGTTAGTGGAAGCAGTAAGCCAAACCTTGATAATGCCTCTGCCATGAAAAAAAATACAGTTCCTGAATATCAAAATAGAGAGAGGCAAGAATTTTCTGAGAATGTTTCCAAAGGATCTGAAGAAGATGATGCGAAGAATGAGGCAGAGGACAGGGCTAATAAATTTTGGTTAAGCTCGCGAGGAGATGCTGACTCTGAATCTGTCGTTGATGCAACATCAGATTCTAATGAAGTTGACAAGAAAGCTGGTGAATTTATAGCCAAATTTAGAGAACAAATAATGCTTCAAAAAATGGCTTCTATTGATAGATCAAAAGGTTTGAAACTAGGTGGCGACTATCTTAAGTGA
- the LOC133777569 gene encoding uncharacterized protein LOC133777569 isoform X2: MEEPSPYRQPHFPYADLNSALQPNPMRRRGESRTLASSMNDTVIDEQCDPNLSVSENGPENPCGYGERNVFQAWNSKYFQGESMVVVAQPNYGVGEWGEPRSTADYKPLGLPVRSLKSRIRKRDSAELVNDYESGSGSQGSLSKSSVKDPQENFGELGPQNEGHEFSEAVASPSPVPWRSGSGRRAMREKLYSDSRPSHFRPLSVDETQFESLRKTRSPFLRSAASFSFRASSSSPGNGSPSHSVSSEEISSKMEDECSNTKSFQGSYASSSSPSAPNIKKPDVRNSKSYQESSGSDSPPSPKLNDEASEVMNSEMEDDGNRTKGYGWSPAPSDFPLPPKPMNDQASEVMNSEMEQDGSKPNGFRGSSASSGFPLLPKPIKQGCRKTKSFQGSSASGSASPPKPVNDKASFSGFHARGHSVGSFYENDLAGPKDYLKEQELSESRREDLLSNKESEASSLKSERKVSSPTKASLRGKSVRTIRSRGPTTKAYDNGDMAEEMYGNIEMPYVRKETVKYEGVDSLVSGSSKPNLDNASAMKKNTVPEYQNRERQEFSENVSKGSEEDDAKNEAEDRANKFWLSSRGDADSESVVDATSDSNEVDKKAGEFIAKFREQIMLQKMASIDRSKGLKLGGDYLK; the protein is encoded by the exons ATGGAGGAACCAAGCCCTTACCGACAACCCCATTTTCCATATGCAGATCTAAATTCAGCTCTTCAGCCAAACCCCATGAGACGACGAG GTGAGTCTAGGACTCTGGCTTCAAGTATGAACGACACTGTTATTGATGAACAGTGCGATCCCAATTTGTCTGTTAGTGAAAATGGTCCAGAAAATCCTTGTGGTTATGGGGAAAGGAATGTTTTTCAGGCTTGGAATTCTAAGTATTTCCAGGGTGAGTCAATGGTTGTAGTGGCTCAACCTAACTATGGTGTTGGCGAGTGGGGTGAACCTAGATCGACAGCTGATTATAAGCCGTTAGGATTGCCTGTAAGGAGTTTGAAATCAAGAATAAGGAAAAGGGATAGTGCAGAACTTGTTAATGATTATGAGTCTGGTTCGGGTTCTCAGGGTTCATTATCTAAGAGTTCTGTTAAAGATCCACAAGAGAACTTTGGCGAGTTGGGTCCTCAAAATGAAGGCCATGAGTTCAGTGAAGCTGTTGCTTCACCTTCCCCAGTTCCATGGCGTTCAGGATCTGGAAGGAGGGCAATGAGAGAAAAACTTTATAGTGATAGTCGTCCTTCACATTTTAGGCCACTCTCAGTTGATGAAACTCAATTTGAATCTCTCAGAAAAACCAGATCACCTTTTTTGCGGTCTGCGGCTTCATTTTCTTTTCGTGCTAGTTCTTCCTCCCCTGGAAATGGTTCCCCCTCACATTCTGTTTCTTCTGAAGAAATTAGCTCGAAAATGGAGGACGAATGCAGCAATACTAAGAGCTTTCAAGGGTCTTATGCTTCTTCAAGTTCTCCGTCAGCACCCAACATAAAGAAGCCAGATGTAAGAAATTCAAAGAGTTATCAAGAATCCTCTGGTTCAGACTCACCGCCATCCCCAAAACTGAATGATGAAGCTTCAGAAGTAATGAACTCAGAAATGGAAGATGATGGCAACAGAACTAAAGGTTATGGATGGTCTCCTGCTCCGTCAGATTTTCCTTTGCCACCGAAACCAATGAATGATCAAGCTTCTGAAGTAATGAACTCAGAAATGGAACAAGATGGTAGCAAACCAAATGGTTTTCGAGGGTCTTCTGCTTCTTCAGGTTTTCCTCTGCTACCAAAGCCAATAAAACAAGGTTGCAGGAAAACGAAGAGCTTCCAAGGATCTTCCGCTTCAGGTTCGGCATCACCACCAAAACCAGTGAATGACAAAGCTTCATTCAGTGGATTTCACGCAAGGGGACATAGTGTTGGTTCCTTCTATGAAAATGATTTGGCAGGCCCGAAAGATTACTTGAAGGAACAGGAACTGAGTGAGAGTAGAAGAGAAGACCTGTTGAGTAACAAGGAGAGTGAAGCAAGTTCACTGAAATCAGAAAGGAAAGTGTCGAGTCCCACAAAAGCTTCTTTAAGGGGAAAATCAGTTCGGACAATCAGGTCTCGTGGACCAACCACCAAGGCATACGACAATGGTGACATGGCTGAAGAGATGTATGGCAATATTGAAATGCCATACGTAAGAAAGGAAACAGTGAAATATGAAGGTGTTGACAGCCTGGTTAGTGGAAGCAGTAAGCCAAACCTTGATAATGCCTCTGCCATGAAAAAAAATACAGTTCCTGAATATCAAAATAGAGAGAGGCAAGAATTTTCTGAGAATGTTTCCAAAGGATCTGAAGAAGATGATGCGAAGAATGAGGCAGAGGACAGGGCTAATAAATTTTGGTTAAGCTCGCGAGGAGATGCTGACTCTGAATCTGTCGTTGATGCAACATCAGATTCTAATGAAGTTGACAAGAAAGCTGGTGAATTTATAGCCAAATTTAGAGAACAAATAATGCTTCAAAAAATGGCTTCTATTGATAGATCAAAAGGTTTGAAACTAGGTGGCGACTATCTTAAGTGA